In Gossypium arboreum isolate Shixiya-1 chromosome 3, ASM2569848v2, whole genome shotgun sequence, the sequence ataatttttattctttatttcatacaattttgaatttttttttacttttcctaaagctaaaagaaaataaacataaagcATTGATTGTGTTTGAAACTTTAAGTTGACCAACCAGTTATTAAATTACCATAATTTCTTCCTTTAATTATACATTAAGGAGCGTTTCTTGTCCTCTTTAAACtacctttttttttctaaattaattagtttaaattaaaatagatgataaTGTTACTCTGTGTTTCGAATTCAGCTTTACTTCGATGAACTAAACAGTTATTATAGAGTAAGAATTATTGGGTGATAAGATATCTGGTTAGAGAAAGTAATCAAGTCGTTGATTTTATTACTAAACCGTCTTCGGGTGAGAAGATATAAGGTTTTTGAGACTTTTGTtcgttttaatttaatatttttttctgtTACAGTTCACAAAAAAATTGGATTAAGAAATTATAAACCATTTTCTTAATAGTATTAAAATTATGGTTTATAATTTCAACAATTTTAGTATTGTTTtatcctaaattttaaaatattttaattgaacttAATTGGGTCTTTTACTATATTGGGATAAAGCAATATTCAATCTTTAAACTTGACaaaatttttcaatttgatccttaaaTTTTTTGTCCATATTAGCCTCGAAACTTGGTAAATGTTCTCAATTTGATCCCTAAACTTACATTTCTGTTAAGGTGTAGTGATGATGTGGCACAATCTTAGATTGCCACATTATTATACCTTAATGTAATTCAAGTTTTGAGACTAAATTAGAAAAACCTGTCAAGTTTCAAGACCAATGCAGAGAAAACAATCaaggaccaaaatgaaaaaattgtcaagttcaaggattaaatattactttatccctaaaatttaagaaattaacgacaatcattaaaaataaaataaaataaagacagagaaaaagaaaaagaaaatctcaACCGTCCAACACTCAAAAAATAAGGTTCTTGTCCTTTTAAAGTCCGTTAAGATTTATTGCCGTTGAAGCACTGTGTTCCCCCATATTGCCCCCACACACGCTTTGAATTTCCCATTCCCCATAAAGGGCACCCACCAAAAACCAAAATCCCCGCTTTTTTACCTCACAACTCCACTTAACCCATCGTAATTTTCTCCAAAAATCAAGGACATTTCTgtcaataaaagaaaaaaaactcaaaatcttccCTTTTTCTTCTTCAGGCCCATAGTTCAGTACCGTTCCCTCTTTATAGCACTGTCGCTTTGTATTTTCCAGACAGTAGCAAAAAACGAAACCCCCCACAAAAACCAAACATTATTAAGTTCTTCGCAGATTTTAAGGTGTTTTAGTGTTCTTTTTTGTTTAGGATTCTgggttttgtttattttttgtaATGGAAGTGGAAAGCTGTGAaattggtggtggtggtggttcaGCCACCAAAACCGGTGGTTTAAGCGGCGGTGTGAGAGCTGAGATCGATACTTCGGCGCCGTTTGAATCAGTTAAAGAGGCTGCTTCTCGATTTGGTGGAATCGGTTATTGGAAACCCTCTCAACCTAAGCTCATGTCTGAAACTGAGGTAAAAATAAAATCTTGGTTTTTATTTTTGGTTCTTTTTAAGGAAAATGTTACTGGgtttcatgtttttttttgtttaaattttcaaTGTGGATTCATAAAGttcttaactttgaaaattttaatgtgCTATCTGGCTGTcaaatttgtgtttttttttttcatatttttgcttaAATTCTTGCTTTGTGGTAAAATAAATGGTGGAAAATCAGAATATTAAGTGTTTAGAAACGAATAATCCACTGTATTTTGCTTAATGCAGCTAAAAAAATTAAGCTTTTCATTGTTAAATTAAATCTTTTAGGGTTGTTTTGTATGGATTTTGCTGtcttatacatacatacatacaaacaTCCATACATAATACGTAtgtttgtatgtatgtatgtatcatTGTTTACTAGGTTTCACTATGGCTTCTTTATACTATAACTTTGAAGTTGTTGTAGTCTTCTTGTTAGTTCAATGATACATTTTGCTGTCTTATAAACACgtatatatacatgtatcatGTTTCATCATGCCTTCTTATTACTGTAACTTCGAAGTTTGTTGTTGTAGTCTTCTTGTTAGTGCAATGATACATATATATGGATTTTGCTGTCTTATaaagacatatatatatacatatatacatgcatacaaacatgcatacaaacatacatatgtatCATTGTTTACTAGGTTTCCTCATGGCTTCTTTATTACTGTAACTTTGAAGCTTGTTGCTGTAGTCTTCTTGTTAATGCAACAACTTTTATAATATGAATTGTCTCAACGGCCCTCTAGTTTCAATTGATTGACGTTTCGAGTTTAAACTTTTTTCATGTTCATTGAATGTTTCGCAGCATGATGGGGAAGAAGTTGACATTGCGAAATTGGAGGAACAAGCGGCGAAATTGGAGAAAGATCTCATTGTTAAAGAAAGAGAAACATTGGATGTGCTGAAAGAACTCGAAACAACGAAATTAACCGTCGAAGAACTAAAATTAAAGCTGAAGAAAGAAGCATCCGAAGTGGATGTGAAGAACACGGATGCAGAGAAAGAGAATCGTCGTGGTGACCATCCGAACTTGGTGGGAACTTTAAGCCCCTGTCCTTCGGCAGCTCCAGGTTTAATCTTGATGGAGTTGAAACAGGCGAAACTGAACCTTTCGAGGACAACTAATGATCTTGCTGATATTCGAGGTTCGGTGGAATCACTAAACAAGAAATTAGAGAAGGAAAGGAATTCTCTCGAAAAGACTCGAGAGAGACTAAGTCAGAATTCTTTGAAGATATCGTCGCTCGAAGAAGAGTTAACTCAAACAAGACTGAAACTGCAAGTAGCAAAAGAGGCTGAAATCAAAACTGGGGTTGATAATCCTTTGGATATATCAAGGGAACTTCAAAGACTAAGTTCCGAAGCTGAACAATTCAAGAAAATAGGACAAGCAGCGAAATCGGAGGTTTCAAGAGCAGTATCCGAGATTGAACAGACTAAAACGAGAATAAAAACGACTGAGATGAGGATACTTGCTGCTAAGAAAATGAAGGAAGCTGCCCGAGCTGCTGAATCTTTGGCTCTTGCTGAGATAAAAAACCTTTCGCGAAAGGAGAGCTTGTCTGGAAATCCTGTGCAAAAAGCCGAAGGGGTGACTATTTCATATGAGGAGTACTCTGCCTTGATGTCCAAGGCACAAAACGCCGAGGAACTTTCTAATAAGAAAGTAGTCGATGCTATGGTCCAAGTTGATGAAGCAAATGTTTCGAAAATGGAAATCTTGAAGAAAGTAGAAGAGGCCACGGAGGAAATTAAAACGAGTAAGAAAGCCTTGGAAGAAGCATTAAACCGAGTAGAAGCTGCGAACAAAGGCAAGCTGGAAGTCGAGGAAGCTCTTCGGAAATGGAGATCTGAGCATGGTCAGAAACGACGTTCCTTACACAACCCTACCAAGTTCAAGAGTTCTTACCCATCTCACAATCGAAAAGATTCTCGTTTATTCGACGTGAATGGATTGAATCTGGTTAACAACGGTCCAACCCCGGTTTTGAAACCAACCCTATCCATAGGTCAAATACTTAGCCGAAAGTTGCTTCTTCCTGAAGACTTTGAAACTGAGATGCTAGCAGAGAAAGGCACTGTGAAAAGAAAAGTGTCATTGGGTCAAATGCTCGGCAAACAAAACGGTGATTACATAATCAACTCTCAGACAACCGAGAGAGAAACCAGTCACAAACAGTTCTCAGGGAAAAGGAAGAAGTTCGGGTTTGCTCGGTTTTCGCTCCTTTTAGCTaaacaaaataagaaaaagaagaagCCAACTCTCAACTTGAGGTAGATGCtgtgagatatatatatattatataagtgAAGCACTAACTCTATTAATTACTTGTATTGTTTGACCTCATTTCTCTTCAAAGCTTCATGctttttatgttatgtttgtttAGGTTCTTCTCTAGGCCATGTCTGCCATGTTTGAATATCATGTTTGCTCAACTTAAATGAAATATGACTTGAATGTTGTGCCATTTTATGCATCTGTTTACTTTGCCATAGTTTTGTAAATGTTGAGATTCGAATCTTAGATATGTTTGATGTCATGATAACCACATAAATCGATTAAGCATATCAACAAGTGTTGGGTGCAATTGTTTTCTCGGGAgaaaaaataaacatgaaaaatacTTTAATTATATGAAAACTATTGACTATGCGTTAAAATTGTTGATCTAATAAGAAAGGATTAAGCTCATtaacatcaagtacttcaaaggtAAAAATACCATGGAGATCTTTGCATTAGGAATTTGATTGCAATTGGCTCTCTTTATGTAAGAACAAAACACAAATcaatcatttttattaaaaaattcatcattttctacttttaatcataaaaatagatgaaatttttaacagaaagaccaatttgctctttgatttaacGTACTGAtactaatttgtctattttttagTACAATGATTTTTTATGCTACTTTTACCGTACCTTATTCTACATGAGGATGATAAGCAATGGGGATTGCAAACAGTTCATGTTTTCTTCTTATTGACAAACCAAGAGCCTCTGTCATGTCCAAATCTTCAGGCTTCATTCCATTTGGAAGTTTCCAATCAAAGTGATACAATAAGTTTGCAATTGGCAACTCAATGTTGCTCCAAGCAAATGAAATACCGGGACAAATCCTTCTTCCGGCACCGAACGGTATGTATTTGAAATCCGTTCCTTTAAAATCAATTGAATTATCAAGGAACCTTTCAGGACAAAATGTCTCGGCATTATCCCAATGCTTAGGATCTTTTCCGATCGCTCCTGCGTTAACGAGGACTTTAAATTTGGCGGGTATATCGTAACCATCGAGCTGACAATCCTCGCGGCATTCTCTTAGTACTAGAGGCACGGCAGGATGTAGCCTTATGGATTCTTTGATGACTGCTTTCACGTACTTCAGCTCATGAATGCTTCCTTCATCTACATATCCTTTGCCGGTAAATACCCGTCTTACCTCGTTCTTCGCCTTTTCCATAATCCCGGGGTTCTTCAGCAGTTCTGCCATTGTCCATTCCACAGTTATTGACGACGTTTCGCTCCCGGCACTGAACATGTCCTGAAAGTGGAGAATGGAGTCTTACTAAGCACTTATGCATACTATGCTACAAATGAAAAacaaaaactcaaaaactgaccAAGATGATTGCTTTGATGTTGTCAACCGATAGAGGGAACTCGAGATCACTGTTTTCTTGAAGATCTAAAAGAATATCAACCAAATCTTTCATTTCTTCACTGTCAACACCGTATATTTTCCTTCTCTCTTGGTGCTCGGCAATGATGTCCTCGAGTATCCTATCGGCTTCCTTATGCAGCTTCTCGAATTCGAGTCTCCCGCTAAGTAATTCGAGCAGCTTAAGAGATGGGAACATATCGGCAATAGTGAACCTTCCCGATAACTTACTAACTCGAGTGATGATCGATATGAAAGCTTCTTGATCTTTGCATTTCTCACTGAAAGCTGCTCTTGATGTTACCCCATATGTCAATGAGAAAATCTTTTTACTAAGATTGATACCTGAATTACTCCCCGATAAAGCGATCGAGTTGATAAAACTCGACACCTCCTCTTCTCGAACTTTCCGGAACGATTCAACACGTTTCAGGCTTAAAAGCTCGGTGACGCAGATTTTCCGTAGGTGTCTCCAATAACTACCGTAAGGCGAGAAAACGATGTTGGTTGAATCATAAGACATTATCTTAGAAGCTAATATGGTAGGCCTTGAAGCAAAGCTGATATCGTTGGTTTTCAAAGCTTCTTCGGCTAATTCCGGTGACGATATTACGATATACGAAATGGACCCGGTTTTGAGATGGATCAAAGAACCATATGTTTTAGCCATGTTTGCTAATGTTCGGTGAGGCAATGAACCAACCAGTTGGTGCATGTTACCTATCAAAGGTAGCTTCCATGGCCCTGGAGGTAACTTTTTCACTGGTTTTTTGGGTTTTAGTAGATGAACTATGACCAGAATGATGAACAAGGATATGATTATGTTGATCATGATGAACACAAGTGATAACAAACATGTAATCTACACACATACATATGTATatgagtgtgtgtgtgtgtgggtaTGGGGAATCAAATCAATCCAAGGAAGCTGCCGTATAGATAAGTACAAAGCAAAACCTGCACTCCAAAAATTTATGGCGTCTTGAACTAATAACATTTAATGAAGCAACCCCATTTTTGTTTATTTGGATTTAGGATAAAGAAAACAAATACAAATACCTACAAATAAGGTACGAATTTCTGAATAACTACACAAGAGCTTTGCTCAGCAGCACTGACTAGCAACAGTGgacctaaataaataaatatgtatgttgtTGAAAAATGGTCCCGGGACTGTTAGTTAAGAGTGAGGAGTTTATAGGCGGGGTTGGGGTTAAGTATGAGACTAATTCGGGATTAGTTATGACattaacatattttaaatgaAGCTCAAGTTAATTAATATTTGTAAAtagttaatttaaatttattttaaattcgactcattttattttttaaaaaataaaaatatatttatattgtctttaatttaatatcattaACTTATTAATAAGTTTAAGTTTTGATTAC encodes:
- the LOC108476361 gene encoding WEB family protein At2g38370; translation: MEVESCEIGGGGGSATKTGGLSGGVRAEIDTSAPFESVKEAASRFGGIGYWKPSQPKLMSETEHDGEEVDIAKLEEQAAKLEKDLIVKERETLDVLKELETTKLTVEELKLKLKKEASEVDVKNTDAEKENRRGDHPNLVGTLSPCPSAAPGLILMELKQAKLNLSRTTNDLADIRGSVESLNKKLEKERNSLEKTRERLSQNSLKISSLEEELTQTRLKLQVAKEAEIKTGVDNPLDISRELQRLSSEAEQFKKIGQAAKSEVSRAVSEIEQTKTRIKTTEMRILAAKKMKEAARAAESLALAEIKNLSRKESLSGNPVQKAEGVTISYEEYSALMSKAQNAEELSNKKVVDAMVQVDEANVSKMEILKKVEEATEEIKTSKKALEEALNRVEAANKGKLEVEEALRKWRSEHGQKRRSLHNPTKFKSSYPSHNRKDSRLFDVNGLNLVNNGPTPVLKPTLSIGQILSRKLLLPEDFETEMLAEKGTVKRKVSLGQMLGKQNGDYIINSQTTERETSHKQFSGKRKKFGFARFSLLLAKQNKKKKKPTLNLR
- the LOC108475481 gene encoding cytochrome P450 71D10-like, which produces MINIIISLFIILVIVHLLKPKKPVKKLPPGPWKLPLIGNMHQLVGSLPHRTLANMAKTYGSLIHLKTGSISYIVISSPELAEEALKTNDISFASRPTILASKIMSYDSTNIVFSPYGSYWRHLRKICVTELLSLKRVESFRKVREEEVSSFINSIALSGSNSGINLSKKIFSLTYGVTSRAAFSEKCKDQEAFISIITRVSKLSGRFTIADMFPSLKLLELLSGRLEFEKLHKEADRILEDIIAEHQERRKIYGVDSEEMKDLVDILLDLQENSDLEFPLSVDNIKAIILDMFSAGSETSSITVEWTMAELLKNPGIMEKAKNEVRRVFTGKGYVDEGSIHELKYVKAVIKESIRLHPAVPLVLRECREDCQLDGYDIPAKFKVLVNAGAIGKDPKHWDNAETFCPERFLDNSIDFKGTDFKYIPFGAGRRICPGISFAWSNIELPIANLLYHFDWKLPNGMKPEDLDMTEALGLSIRRKHELFAIPIAYHPHVE